The Ahaetulla prasina isolate Xishuangbanna chromosome 14, ASM2864084v1, whole genome shotgun sequence genome includes a region encoding these proteins:
- the CIITA gene encoding MHC class II transactivator isoform X1 produces the protein MDIFKQILPEVRGILLTASAPEVQAFLDSMLREGILSKEYYQTLLYEKDVDDLARKVALTLLGKQAGPSNSTCFSSLQLSGNSRENAKNGAVSLRTRNWAGEFLLTPMLGFSYRLRAVTCSKTKGLAAWPLCPGASRMAHHPELAMPAFSQKGQFESFLQDDVSPGGIPPETHCLQSETHPAPVDEMAMAPAVQASEVVSDDQENPEVFYTVERDESGEVVCLCSDMGEAYDKIAALAEYLLKDQKDGPAEEHFESLFWDMGAAEGPGGCAEAKSWGPSSDAPEAKRQRLAHPPALCIVSGDPLAIPLNPSQDGTDSPPDFHVQILVATLGPAGRSPEALGPSANGQLWCIPRHGSNIQMIFTFENAQQPCLPPDAPTSPGLVRAFCKSLKEHFRRECHSGPGQPLEHLYLERDLVQHHLDGRGGRSADLRRCHLGEKWEASMDRSSLFQMTWKNDLGSRVIVVLGKAGTGKSLLLQKICLDWADGHMPQFDFVFLFDCRRLSLLHGTYHDFRSLLSDSLGGSCQGIHEVYASLLQNPERVLLLFDGMEDLKDPEGFSSTSGSLPCREAQGLGAILASLFQRKMLKGCTFLLTGRPKERLPQYFPRVDMVLEVVGLSPEQGLLCLTRSFEGSSHWEQEANLIRASPYLFSHCCNPGLCRFICQAVFEIRGQELPSTLTGLFVTYLLQKVASSAASSRASRYQGITALAEVSWSLGQRCQKALLSEQFPSAEVKEFALKTELMVEQRDVYVFSNFVVQNFLLALHLTFAKEIKGKKLTKYLGLGARFRKCLSSGGLVPRFLSGLLFLKDELSRSLLFGKESELDTEKMIARKQRCLSRFIRKLSIRDFSPDKLLELLHCVHETEDQYLLNHLTLELGPDLSFLGFSLTPPDVSVLHSVLRRSSKKFSLDLRKSCIHLDGLRKLVDLKNITKFRVSLGEAVALWKHLWDVRAREALQTAMEKFLVVPFRAKTMGDVDALLGLVQLQRDMAEGREDSAGSSGHLIPPIAGFLQLEFSLGPSSGLEGFRKLADSLVAFSALQHLDLDSPDENEIGDEGVEPLTRVLPRLASLETLNLSRNKITDLGAELLAGALPSLRLLKTLSLYKNNIGDAGAEHVAEVLPQMCALRVLDLHCNRMSAAGARCLTERLRRCPCIQSLALWNPMIPHGVLDHLQQLDSRIKRF, from the exons ATGGATATTTTCAAGCAAATCTTGCCAGAAGTGAGGGGGATTTTATTAACTGCTTCGGCCCCAGAGGTTCAAGCCTTCCTGGACTCCATGCTGAGGGAAGGAATTCTATCCAAGGAATATTATCAGACCTTACTTTATGAAAAAGATGTGGATGATTTAGCAAGGAAGGTGGCTCTCACCCTGCTTGGAAAACAGGCTGGGCCATCGAATTCCACCTGCTTCTCTTCCTTACAGCTTTCTGGCAATTCTAGAGAAAATGCTAAGAATGGGGCtgtctcactgaggactagaaacTGGGCCG GGGAATTCCTCCTAACTCCCATGTTGGGATTTTCCTACCGTTTACGGGCAGTCACCTGCAGCAAGACAAAAGGACTGGCAGCCTGGCCACTTTGCCCAGGCGCATCCAGGATGGCCCATCATCCGGAACTCGCCATGCCAGCCTTTTCGCAGAAAGGacagtttgaaagtttcctgcaaG ATGATGTGAGCCCCGGAGGGATCCCACCGGAGACCCACTGCCTGCAGAGCGAGACCCACCCAGCACCGGTGGACGAGATGGCCATGGCGCCTGCAG ttcaagCATCTGAGGTGGTCAGTGACGATCAAGAGAACCCGGAGGTCTTTTACACGGTGGAAAGGGACGAGAGCGGAGAAGTCGTCTGCCTATGCTCCGATATGGGGGAGGCCTATGACAAAATAG CTGCCCTGGCTGAATATTTGCTGAAAGACCAGAAAGATGGCCCGGCGGAGGAGCATTTTG AAAGCCTCTTTTGGGATATGGGGGCTGCAGAAGGGCCTGGGGGTTGCGCAGAGGCCAAAAGCTGGG GCCCATCCTCGGACGCTCCCGAAGCCAAGCGCCAGAGGCTGG CTCACCCACCGGCTCTGTGCATTGTGAGCGGGGACCCCCTCGCCATCCCGCTGAACCCCAGCCAGGATGGCACCGACTCTCCACCCGACTTCCACGTGCAAATTTTGGTGGCCACGTTGGGCCCTGCgggcagatctccagaagcgctTG ggcCCTCTGCAAACGGGCAGCTCTGGTGCATCCCACGCCATGGGAGCAACATCCAGATGATCTTCACCTTTGAAAATGCCCAGCAACCCTGCTTGCCTCCGGATGCACCAACCTCCCCAG GGTTGGTCCGGGCTTTCTGCAAATCGCTGAAAGAGCATTTCCGCAGAGAATGCCATTCGGGCCCTGGGCAGCCCCTGGAACACCTTTACCTGGAGAGGGACTTGGTGCAGCATCACCTGGACGGCAGGGGCGGGAGGAGTGCGGACCTGAGGCGCTGCCACCTGGGAGAGAAGTGGGAGGCCTCCATGGATAGAAGCAGCTTGTTCCAGATGACCTGGAAAAACGACCTCGGCAGCAGAGTCATTGTGGTCTTGGGGAAGGCAGGCACGGGGAAAAGTCTTCTGCTCCAGAAGATCTGCCTGGACTGGGCCGATGGCCACATGCCCCAGTTTGACTTTGTTTTCCTATTTGACTGCCGGAGGCTGAGCCTGCTGCATGGCACCTACCACGACTTCAGGTCCCTGCTCTCGGATTCCCTGGGTGGCTCGTGCCAGGGCATCCACGAAGTCTATGCCAGCCTCTTGCAGAACCCAGAAAGGGTCCTCCTCCTTTTTGATGgcatggaagacctgaaggatccGGAGGGCTTCTCGTCCACTTCCGGGAGCCTGCCCTGCAGGGAAGCCCAAGGCCTTGGCGCCATCTTGGCCTCCCTCTTCCAAAGGAAGATGCTCAAAGGCTGCACTTTCTTACTGACTGGGCGGCCCAAAGAAAGGCTCCCCCAGTATTTCCCTCGGGTGGACATGGTCCTGGAGGTCGTGGGCCTCTCCCCGGAGCAGGGCTTGCTCTGTCTCACTCGCTCTTTTGAGGGCTCTTCCCACTGGGAGCAGGAGGCCAACCTGATCAGGGCCTCGCCTTACCTATTCAGCCATTGTTGCAATCCTGGCCTCTGTCGGTTCATTTGCCAGGCTGTGTTTGAAATAAGAGGTCAAGAGCTGCCCTCCACTCTCACCGGCCTCTTTGTCACATACCTTCTCCAGAAGGTGGCAAGTTCGGCAGCAAGCAGCAGGGCCTCGAGGTACCAGGGCATCACTGCCTTGGCTGAGGTCTCTTGGTCTCTTGGGCAGCGGTGCCAAAAGGCCCTCTTGAGCGAGCAGTTCCCTTCCGCAGAGGTAAAGGAGTTTGCTCTGAAAACTGAGCTCATGGTGGAGCAGCGGGACGTATACGTGTTCTCCAACTTTGTTGTCCAGAATTTCTTGCTGGCTCTGCATTTGACTTTTGCCAAAGAGATCAAGGGCAAAAAACTCACCAAATACCTTGGTTTGGGGGCCAGGTTCAGGAAATGTCTCTCTTCGGGTGGCCTGGTGCCCCGTTTCTTGTCTGGGTTGCTGTTCTTAAAGGACGAGCTCAGCCGTTCCCTCCTTTTTGGTAAGGAAAGTGAGTTAGATACGGAGAAGATGATTGCAAGGAAGCAGAGATGCCTTTCCAGATTCATCCGGAAACTTTCCATTCGGGATTTCAGTCCAGACAAACTGTTGGAGCTGCTCCACTGCGTCCATGAAACCGAAGATCAATACCTCTTGAACCATTTGACCCTGGAGCTCGGGCCAGACCTCTCTTTCTTGGGCTTTTCACTCACCCCACCAGATGTCAGCGTCCTGCACTCTGTGTTGAGAAGGTCCTCCAAGAAGTTCTCTTTAGACCTGAGGAAGAGTTGCATTCACCTGGATGGACTCAGGAAGCTGGTTGATCTGAAGAACATCACCAAGTTCAG GGTGTCCCTGGGGGAAGCTGTGGCGCTGTGGAAGCACCTGTGGGACGTCCGGGCGAGGGAAGCCCTGCAGACGGCCATGGAGAAGTTCCTGGTGGTGCCCTTCAGGGCGAAGACGATGGGGGACGTGGACGCCCTTCTCGGCCTGGTGCAGCTGCAGAGAGACATGGCGGAAGG cagggaagactctgcgGGTTCTAGCGGCCATCTTATTCCACCCATCGCTGGGTTCCTGCAACTAGAATTCAG CCTTGGGCCCAGCTCTGGCTTGGAGGGTTTCCGAAAGTTGGCGGATTCTTTGGTTGCCTTCTCGGCTCTTCAGCACTTGGA CTTGGATTCCCCTGATGAAAACGAAATTGGAGATGAAGGGGTGGAGCCCCTCACCCGCGTCCTCCCTCGCTTGGCGTCTCTGGAAACATTGAA CTTGTCCCGGAACAAGATCACCGACCTGGGTGCTGAGCTGTTGGCTGGAGCCCTCCCCTCCCTACGTTTGCTGAAGACCCTCAG CTTGTACAAAAACAACATTGGGGATGCGGGTGCGGAGCACGTGGCAGAGGTGCTGCCCCAGATGTGTGCGTTGCGGGTGCTGGA CCTGCACTGCAACCGGATGTCTGCCGCCGGAGCCCGGTGTCTGACGGAGCGTTTGAGGAGATGCCCCTGCATTCAGAGCTTGGC GTTGTGGAACCCAATGATCCCTCACGGGGTTCTGGATCACCTGCAGCAGCTGGATTCTCGGATCAAGAGATTTTAG
- the CIITA gene encoding MHC class II transactivator isoform X2 has protein sequence MDIFKQILPEVRGILLTASAPEVQAFLDSMLREGILSKEYYQTLLYEKDVDDLARKVALTLLGKQAGPSNSTCFSSLQLSGNSRENAKNGAVSLRTRNWAGEFLLTPMLGFSYRLRAVTCSKTKGLAAWPLCPGASRMAHHPELAMPAFSQKGQFESFLQDDVSPGGIPPETHCLQSETHPAPVDEMAMAPAVQASEVVSDDQENPEVFYTVERDESGEVVCLCSDMGEAYDKIAALAEYLLKDQKDGPAEEHFESLFWDMGAAEGPGGCAEAKSWGPSSDAPEAKRQRLAHPPALCIVSGDPLAIPLNPSQDGTDSPPDFHVQILVATLGPAGRSPEALGPSANGQLWCIPRHGSNIQMIFTFENAQQPCLPPDAPTSPGLVRAFCKSLKEHFRRECHSGPGQPLEHLYLERDLVQHHLDGRGGRSADLRRCHLGEKWEASMDRSSLFQMTWKNDLGSRVIVVLGKAGTGKSLLLQKICLDWADGHMPQFDFVFLFDCRRLSLLHGTYHDFRSLLSDSLGGSCQGIHEVYASLLQNPERVLLLFDGMEDLKDPEGFSSTSGSLPCREAQGLGAILASLFQRKMLKGCTFLLTGRPKERLPQYFPRVDMVLEVVGLSPEQGLLCLTRSFEGSSHWEQEANLIRASPYLFSHCCNPGLCRFICQAVFEIRGQELPSTLTGLFVTYLLQKVASSAASSRASRYQGITALAEVSWSLGQRCQKALLSEQFPSAEVKEFALKTELMVEQRDVYVFSNFVVQNFLLALHLTFAKEIKGKKLTKYLGLGARFRKCLSSGGLVPRFLSGLLFLKDELSRSLLFGKESELDTEKMIARKQRCLSRFIRKLSIRDFSPDKLLELLHCVHETEDQYLLNHLTLELGPDLSFLGFSLTPPDVSVLHSVLRRSSKKFSLDLRKSCIHLDGLRKLVDLKNITKFRVSLGEAVALWKHLWDVRAREALQTAMEKFLVVPFRAKTMGDVDALLGLVQLQRDMAEGEDSAGSSGHLIPPIAGFLQLEFSLGPSSGLEGFRKLADSLVAFSALQHLDLDSPDENEIGDEGVEPLTRVLPRLASLETLNLSRNKITDLGAELLAGALPSLRLLKTLSLYKNNIGDAGAEHVAEVLPQMCALRVLDLHCNRMSAAGARCLTERLRRCPCIQSLALWNPMIPHGVLDHLQQLDSRIKRF, from the exons ATGGATATTTTCAAGCAAATCTTGCCAGAAGTGAGGGGGATTTTATTAACTGCTTCGGCCCCAGAGGTTCAAGCCTTCCTGGACTCCATGCTGAGGGAAGGAATTCTATCCAAGGAATATTATCAGACCTTACTTTATGAAAAAGATGTGGATGATTTAGCAAGGAAGGTGGCTCTCACCCTGCTTGGAAAACAGGCTGGGCCATCGAATTCCACCTGCTTCTCTTCCTTACAGCTTTCTGGCAATTCTAGAGAAAATGCTAAGAATGGGGCtgtctcactgaggactagaaacTGGGCCG GGGAATTCCTCCTAACTCCCATGTTGGGATTTTCCTACCGTTTACGGGCAGTCACCTGCAGCAAGACAAAAGGACTGGCAGCCTGGCCACTTTGCCCAGGCGCATCCAGGATGGCCCATCATCCGGAACTCGCCATGCCAGCCTTTTCGCAGAAAGGacagtttgaaagtttcctgcaaG ATGATGTGAGCCCCGGAGGGATCCCACCGGAGACCCACTGCCTGCAGAGCGAGACCCACCCAGCACCGGTGGACGAGATGGCCATGGCGCCTGCAG ttcaagCATCTGAGGTGGTCAGTGACGATCAAGAGAACCCGGAGGTCTTTTACACGGTGGAAAGGGACGAGAGCGGAGAAGTCGTCTGCCTATGCTCCGATATGGGGGAGGCCTATGACAAAATAG CTGCCCTGGCTGAATATTTGCTGAAAGACCAGAAAGATGGCCCGGCGGAGGAGCATTTTG AAAGCCTCTTTTGGGATATGGGGGCTGCAGAAGGGCCTGGGGGTTGCGCAGAGGCCAAAAGCTGGG GCCCATCCTCGGACGCTCCCGAAGCCAAGCGCCAGAGGCTGG CTCACCCACCGGCTCTGTGCATTGTGAGCGGGGACCCCCTCGCCATCCCGCTGAACCCCAGCCAGGATGGCACCGACTCTCCACCCGACTTCCACGTGCAAATTTTGGTGGCCACGTTGGGCCCTGCgggcagatctccagaagcgctTG ggcCCTCTGCAAACGGGCAGCTCTGGTGCATCCCACGCCATGGGAGCAACATCCAGATGATCTTCACCTTTGAAAATGCCCAGCAACCCTGCTTGCCTCCGGATGCACCAACCTCCCCAG GGTTGGTCCGGGCTTTCTGCAAATCGCTGAAAGAGCATTTCCGCAGAGAATGCCATTCGGGCCCTGGGCAGCCCCTGGAACACCTTTACCTGGAGAGGGACTTGGTGCAGCATCACCTGGACGGCAGGGGCGGGAGGAGTGCGGACCTGAGGCGCTGCCACCTGGGAGAGAAGTGGGAGGCCTCCATGGATAGAAGCAGCTTGTTCCAGATGACCTGGAAAAACGACCTCGGCAGCAGAGTCATTGTGGTCTTGGGGAAGGCAGGCACGGGGAAAAGTCTTCTGCTCCAGAAGATCTGCCTGGACTGGGCCGATGGCCACATGCCCCAGTTTGACTTTGTTTTCCTATTTGACTGCCGGAGGCTGAGCCTGCTGCATGGCACCTACCACGACTTCAGGTCCCTGCTCTCGGATTCCCTGGGTGGCTCGTGCCAGGGCATCCACGAAGTCTATGCCAGCCTCTTGCAGAACCCAGAAAGGGTCCTCCTCCTTTTTGATGgcatggaagacctgaaggatccGGAGGGCTTCTCGTCCACTTCCGGGAGCCTGCCCTGCAGGGAAGCCCAAGGCCTTGGCGCCATCTTGGCCTCCCTCTTCCAAAGGAAGATGCTCAAAGGCTGCACTTTCTTACTGACTGGGCGGCCCAAAGAAAGGCTCCCCCAGTATTTCCCTCGGGTGGACATGGTCCTGGAGGTCGTGGGCCTCTCCCCGGAGCAGGGCTTGCTCTGTCTCACTCGCTCTTTTGAGGGCTCTTCCCACTGGGAGCAGGAGGCCAACCTGATCAGGGCCTCGCCTTACCTATTCAGCCATTGTTGCAATCCTGGCCTCTGTCGGTTCATTTGCCAGGCTGTGTTTGAAATAAGAGGTCAAGAGCTGCCCTCCACTCTCACCGGCCTCTTTGTCACATACCTTCTCCAGAAGGTGGCAAGTTCGGCAGCAAGCAGCAGGGCCTCGAGGTACCAGGGCATCACTGCCTTGGCTGAGGTCTCTTGGTCTCTTGGGCAGCGGTGCCAAAAGGCCCTCTTGAGCGAGCAGTTCCCTTCCGCAGAGGTAAAGGAGTTTGCTCTGAAAACTGAGCTCATGGTGGAGCAGCGGGACGTATACGTGTTCTCCAACTTTGTTGTCCAGAATTTCTTGCTGGCTCTGCATTTGACTTTTGCCAAAGAGATCAAGGGCAAAAAACTCACCAAATACCTTGGTTTGGGGGCCAGGTTCAGGAAATGTCTCTCTTCGGGTGGCCTGGTGCCCCGTTTCTTGTCTGGGTTGCTGTTCTTAAAGGACGAGCTCAGCCGTTCCCTCCTTTTTGGTAAGGAAAGTGAGTTAGATACGGAGAAGATGATTGCAAGGAAGCAGAGATGCCTTTCCAGATTCATCCGGAAACTTTCCATTCGGGATTTCAGTCCAGACAAACTGTTGGAGCTGCTCCACTGCGTCCATGAAACCGAAGATCAATACCTCTTGAACCATTTGACCCTGGAGCTCGGGCCAGACCTCTCTTTCTTGGGCTTTTCACTCACCCCACCAGATGTCAGCGTCCTGCACTCTGTGTTGAGAAGGTCCTCCAAGAAGTTCTCTTTAGACCTGAGGAAGAGTTGCATTCACCTGGATGGACTCAGGAAGCTGGTTGATCTGAAGAACATCACCAAGTTCAG GGTGTCCCTGGGGGAAGCTGTGGCGCTGTGGAAGCACCTGTGGGACGTCCGGGCGAGGGAAGCCCTGCAGACGGCCATGGAGAAGTTCCTGGTGGTGCCCTTCAGGGCGAAGACGATGGGGGACGTGGACGCCCTTCTCGGCCTGGTGCAGCTGCAGAGAGACATGGCGGAAGG ggaagactctgcgGGTTCTAGCGGCCATCTTATTCCACCCATCGCTGGGTTCCTGCAACTAGAATTCAG CCTTGGGCCCAGCTCTGGCTTGGAGGGTTTCCGAAAGTTGGCGGATTCTTTGGTTGCCTTCTCGGCTCTTCAGCACTTGGA CTTGGATTCCCCTGATGAAAACGAAATTGGAGATGAAGGGGTGGAGCCCCTCACCCGCGTCCTCCCTCGCTTGGCGTCTCTGGAAACATTGAA CTTGTCCCGGAACAAGATCACCGACCTGGGTGCTGAGCTGTTGGCTGGAGCCCTCCCCTCCCTACGTTTGCTGAAGACCCTCAG CTTGTACAAAAACAACATTGGGGATGCGGGTGCGGAGCACGTGGCAGAGGTGCTGCCCCAGATGTGTGCGTTGCGGGTGCTGGA CCTGCACTGCAACCGGATGTCTGCCGCCGGAGCCCGGTGTCTGACGGAGCGTTTGAGGAGATGCCCCTGCATTCAGAGCTTGGC GTTGTGGAACCCAATGATCCCTCACGGGGTTCTGGATCACCTGCAGCAGCTGGATTCTCGGATCAAGAGATTTTAG
- the CIITA gene encoding MHC class II transactivator isoform X4: protein MDIFKQILPEVRGILLTASAPEVQAFLDSMLREGILSKEYYQTLLYEKDVDDLARKVALTLLGKQAGPSNSTCFSSLQLSGNSRENAKNGAVSLRTRNWAVTCSKTKGLAAWPLCPGASRMAHHPELAMPAFSQKGQFESFLQDDVSPGGIPPETHCLQSETHPAPVDEMAMAPAVQASEVVSDDQENPEVFYTVERDESGEVVCLCSDMGEAYDKIAALAEYLLKDQKDGPAEEHFESLFWDMGAAEGPGGCAEAKSWGPSSDAPEAKRQRLAHPPALCIVSGDPLAIPLNPSQDGTDSPPDFHVQILVATLGPAGRSPEALGPSANGQLWCIPRHGSNIQMIFTFENAQQPCLPPDAPTSPGLVRAFCKSLKEHFRRECHSGPGQPLEHLYLERDLVQHHLDGRGGRSADLRRCHLGEKWEASMDRSSLFQMTWKNDLGSRVIVVLGKAGTGKSLLLQKICLDWADGHMPQFDFVFLFDCRRLSLLHGTYHDFRSLLSDSLGGSCQGIHEVYASLLQNPERVLLLFDGMEDLKDPEGFSSTSGSLPCREAQGLGAILASLFQRKMLKGCTFLLTGRPKERLPQYFPRVDMVLEVVGLSPEQGLLCLTRSFEGSSHWEQEANLIRASPYLFSHCCNPGLCRFICQAVFEIRGQELPSTLTGLFVTYLLQKVASSAASSRASRYQGITALAEVSWSLGQRCQKALLSEQFPSAEVKEFALKTELMVEQRDVYVFSNFVVQNFLLALHLTFAKEIKGKKLTKYLGLGARFRKCLSSGGLVPRFLSGLLFLKDELSRSLLFGKESELDTEKMIARKQRCLSRFIRKLSIRDFSPDKLLELLHCVHETEDQYLLNHLTLELGPDLSFLGFSLTPPDVSVLHSVLRRSSKKFSLDLRKSCIHLDGLRKLVDLKNITKFRVSLGEAVALWKHLWDVRAREALQTAMEKFLVVPFRAKTMGDVDALLGLVQLQRDMAEGREDSAGSSGHLIPPIAGFLQLEFSLGPSSGLEGFRKLADSLVAFSALQHLDLDSPDENEIGDEGVEPLTRVLPRLASLETLNLSRNKITDLGAELLAGALPSLRLLKTLSLYKNNIGDAGAEHVAEVLPQMCALRVLDLHCNRMSAAGARCLTERLRRCPCIQSLALWNPMIPHGVLDHLQQLDSRIKRF, encoded by the exons ATGGATATTTTCAAGCAAATCTTGCCAGAAGTGAGGGGGATTTTATTAACTGCTTCGGCCCCAGAGGTTCAAGCCTTCCTGGACTCCATGCTGAGGGAAGGAATTCTATCCAAGGAATATTATCAGACCTTACTTTATGAAAAAGATGTGGATGATTTAGCAAGGAAGGTGGCTCTCACCCTGCTTGGAAAACAGGCTGGGCCATCGAATTCCACCTGCTTCTCTTCCTTACAGCTTTCTGGCAATTCTAGAGAAAATGCTAAGAATGGGGCtgtctcactgaggactagaaacTGGGCCG TCACCTGCAGCAAGACAAAAGGACTGGCAGCCTGGCCACTTTGCCCAGGCGCATCCAGGATGGCCCATCATCCGGAACTCGCCATGCCAGCCTTTTCGCAGAAAGGacagtttgaaagtttcctgcaaG ATGATGTGAGCCCCGGAGGGATCCCACCGGAGACCCACTGCCTGCAGAGCGAGACCCACCCAGCACCGGTGGACGAGATGGCCATGGCGCCTGCAG ttcaagCATCTGAGGTGGTCAGTGACGATCAAGAGAACCCGGAGGTCTTTTACACGGTGGAAAGGGACGAGAGCGGAGAAGTCGTCTGCCTATGCTCCGATATGGGGGAGGCCTATGACAAAATAG CTGCCCTGGCTGAATATTTGCTGAAAGACCAGAAAGATGGCCCGGCGGAGGAGCATTTTG AAAGCCTCTTTTGGGATATGGGGGCTGCAGAAGGGCCTGGGGGTTGCGCAGAGGCCAAAAGCTGGG GCCCATCCTCGGACGCTCCCGAAGCCAAGCGCCAGAGGCTGG CTCACCCACCGGCTCTGTGCATTGTGAGCGGGGACCCCCTCGCCATCCCGCTGAACCCCAGCCAGGATGGCACCGACTCTCCACCCGACTTCCACGTGCAAATTTTGGTGGCCACGTTGGGCCCTGCgggcagatctccagaagcgctTG ggcCCTCTGCAAACGGGCAGCTCTGGTGCATCCCACGCCATGGGAGCAACATCCAGATGATCTTCACCTTTGAAAATGCCCAGCAACCCTGCTTGCCTCCGGATGCACCAACCTCCCCAG GGTTGGTCCGGGCTTTCTGCAAATCGCTGAAAGAGCATTTCCGCAGAGAATGCCATTCGGGCCCTGGGCAGCCCCTGGAACACCTTTACCTGGAGAGGGACTTGGTGCAGCATCACCTGGACGGCAGGGGCGGGAGGAGTGCGGACCTGAGGCGCTGCCACCTGGGAGAGAAGTGGGAGGCCTCCATGGATAGAAGCAGCTTGTTCCAGATGACCTGGAAAAACGACCTCGGCAGCAGAGTCATTGTGGTCTTGGGGAAGGCAGGCACGGGGAAAAGTCTTCTGCTCCAGAAGATCTGCCTGGACTGGGCCGATGGCCACATGCCCCAGTTTGACTTTGTTTTCCTATTTGACTGCCGGAGGCTGAGCCTGCTGCATGGCACCTACCACGACTTCAGGTCCCTGCTCTCGGATTCCCTGGGTGGCTCGTGCCAGGGCATCCACGAAGTCTATGCCAGCCTCTTGCAGAACCCAGAAAGGGTCCTCCTCCTTTTTGATGgcatggaagacctgaaggatccGGAGGGCTTCTCGTCCACTTCCGGGAGCCTGCCCTGCAGGGAAGCCCAAGGCCTTGGCGCCATCTTGGCCTCCCTCTTCCAAAGGAAGATGCTCAAAGGCTGCACTTTCTTACTGACTGGGCGGCCCAAAGAAAGGCTCCCCCAGTATTTCCCTCGGGTGGACATGGTCCTGGAGGTCGTGGGCCTCTCCCCGGAGCAGGGCTTGCTCTGTCTCACTCGCTCTTTTGAGGGCTCTTCCCACTGGGAGCAGGAGGCCAACCTGATCAGGGCCTCGCCTTACCTATTCAGCCATTGTTGCAATCCTGGCCTCTGTCGGTTCATTTGCCAGGCTGTGTTTGAAATAAGAGGTCAAGAGCTGCCCTCCACTCTCACCGGCCTCTTTGTCACATACCTTCTCCAGAAGGTGGCAAGTTCGGCAGCAAGCAGCAGGGCCTCGAGGTACCAGGGCATCACTGCCTTGGCTGAGGTCTCTTGGTCTCTTGGGCAGCGGTGCCAAAAGGCCCTCTTGAGCGAGCAGTTCCCTTCCGCAGAGGTAAAGGAGTTTGCTCTGAAAACTGAGCTCATGGTGGAGCAGCGGGACGTATACGTGTTCTCCAACTTTGTTGTCCAGAATTTCTTGCTGGCTCTGCATTTGACTTTTGCCAAAGAGATCAAGGGCAAAAAACTCACCAAATACCTTGGTTTGGGGGCCAGGTTCAGGAAATGTCTCTCTTCGGGTGGCCTGGTGCCCCGTTTCTTGTCTGGGTTGCTGTTCTTAAAGGACGAGCTCAGCCGTTCCCTCCTTTTTGGTAAGGAAAGTGAGTTAGATACGGAGAAGATGATTGCAAGGAAGCAGAGATGCCTTTCCAGATTCATCCGGAAACTTTCCATTCGGGATTTCAGTCCAGACAAACTGTTGGAGCTGCTCCACTGCGTCCATGAAACCGAAGATCAATACCTCTTGAACCATTTGACCCTGGAGCTCGGGCCAGACCTCTCTTTCTTGGGCTTTTCACTCACCCCACCAGATGTCAGCGTCCTGCACTCTGTGTTGAGAAGGTCCTCCAAGAAGTTCTCTTTAGACCTGAGGAAGAGTTGCATTCACCTGGATGGACTCAGGAAGCTGGTTGATCTGAAGAACATCACCAAGTTCAG GGTGTCCCTGGGGGAAGCTGTGGCGCTGTGGAAGCACCTGTGGGACGTCCGGGCGAGGGAAGCCCTGCAGACGGCCATGGAGAAGTTCCTGGTGGTGCCCTTCAGGGCGAAGACGATGGGGGACGTGGACGCCCTTCTCGGCCTGGTGCAGCTGCAGAGAGACATGGCGGAAGG cagggaagactctgcgGGTTCTAGCGGCCATCTTATTCCACCCATCGCTGGGTTCCTGCAACTAGAATTCAG CCTTGGGCCCAGCTCTGGCTTGGAGGGTTTCCGAAAGTTGGCGGATTCTTTGGTTGCCTTCTCGGCTCTTCAGCACTTGGA CTTGGATTCCCCTGATGAAAACGAAATTGGAGATGAAGGGGTGGAGCCCCTCACCCGCGTCCTCCCTCGCTTGGCGTCTCTGGAAACATTGAA CTTGTCCCGGAACAAGATCACCGACCTGGGTGCTGAGCTGTTGGCTGGAGCCCTCCCCTCCCTACGTTTGCTGAAGACCCTCAG CTTGTACAAAAACAACATTGGGGATGCGGGTGCGGAGCACGTGGCAGAGGTGCTGCCCCAGATGTGTGCGTTGCGGGTGCTGGA CCTGCACTGCAACCGGATGTCTGCCGCCGGAGCCCGGTGTCTGACGGAGCGTTTGAGGAGATGCCCCTGCATTCAGAGCTTGGC GTTGTGGAACCCAATGATCCCTCACGGGGTTCTGGATCACCTGCAGCAGCTGGATTCTCGGATCAAGAGATTTTAG